One Castanea sativa cultivar Marrone di Chiusa Pesio chromosome 4, ASM4071231v1 DNA window includes the following coding sequences:
- the LOC142633104 gene encoding lipid phosphate phosphatase 2-like — protein sequence MPEIMLGSHTVKSHGVKVARGHVHDWIILLVLGVIDIGLNVIEPFHRFVGKGMMADLRYPFKGDTIPFWAVPIYAVLLPFAIYTIYYFRRRDVYDLHHAILGTVFSLLITGVITDSIKDGVGRPRPNFFWRCFPDGKQVFHPVTLDVVCNGDKGIIKEGYKSFPSGHTSWSFAGLGFLSWYLSGKIRVFDRRGHVGKLCVPFLPLLFAALVGVSRVDDYWHHWTDVFAGGLIGLTVASCCYLQFFPFPHSANGWAPHAYFQKLAESNNGPRTSLRRARSLGMELHEARTSFIRHDKNKEIGETSPESTSPSLDSMEAGTSRY from the exons ATGCCTGAGATTATGTTAGGAAGCCACACTGTAAAATCCCATGGAGTGAAAGTGGCAAGAGGACATGTGCATGACTGGATAATTCTTTTGGTTCTTGGGGTAATAGATATCGGTCTGAATGTTATAGAGCCTTTTCACAGATTTGTTGGGAAAGGCATGATGGCAGACCTGAGATACCCATTTAAAGGGGATACTATCCCTTTTTGGGCTGTTCCA ATCTATGCTGTACTGTTGCCATTTgctatatatactatatattacTTTCGAAGAAGAGATGTCTATGATTTGCACCATGCCATATTGG GCACtgtattttctcttttaataaCTGGAGTTATTACGGATTCAATCAAAGATGGTGTTGGTCGACCACGGCCAAACTTCTTTTGGCGGTGTTTCCCTGATGGAAAACAG GTCTTCCATCCTGTAACATTGGATGTCGTTTGTAATGGAGATAAGGGAATTATAAAGGAAGGATACAAAAGCTTTCCTAGTGGACACACTTCAT GGTCTTTTGCAGGTCTTGGTTTCCTTTCATGGTATTTGTCAGGGAAAATTAGAGTGTTTGATCGCAGGGGCCATGTTGGAAAACTTTGTGTTCCATTTCTTCCATTGCTTTTTGCTGCTTTAGTGGGAGTTTCTCGTGTTGATGACTACTGGCATCATTGGACAGATGTCTTCGCTGGAGGTCTTATAG GATTAACAGTAGCCTCATGTTGTTACTTGCAGTTCTTTCCTTTTCCCCATTCTGCGAACG GTTGGGCACCTCATGCATATTTTCAAAAGTTGGCAGAGAGCAATAATGGTCCTCGAACCTCTTTAAGAAGGGCTCGCTCTCTTGGTATGGAGCTACATGAAGCACGCACTTCATTTATAAGAcatgacaaaaataaagaaattggaGAAACCAGTCCAGAAAGTACAAGTCCATCATTAGATTCAATGGAAGCTGGGACAAGCAGATACTGa